One window of the Halarcobacter mediterraneus genome contains the following:
- a CDS encoding phosphomannomutase/phosphoglucomutase — protein MVNQSIFREYDIRGIVGSELNKESVKLIGYFFGKRVFEKFGEKSFIAIGFDARTHSPELFSYLASGLNAAGCKVLNMQMVATGINYFANYQTFNIENEKVTPSASIMITGSHNPSEYNGFKITFDKKPFFAEDIYSLGNEIIASNIDIEDNDKAYEIDVKSLYIDFILKEFASLKAMKEKVIIDCGNGVADTVLTEILDKLQLNYEGLYCEPDGTFPNHHPDPSVEENLHDIKKKLEGDFDYGFAYDGDADRIAFLTKKHNVKGDIMALLFSKNIEKPVVVGEVKCTQVMYDLINQRGKAYMYKTGHSNLKVKLKEVNAHLAAEVSGHIFFNDRYYGFDDAIYATFRVLELIRNGMDIDKEIDALPKTYSTEEIKVETSEEEKFLLMDKLKELLQNPPKDFPKIKDIIDVDGVRVIFEKGWGLVRASNTTPVLVTRFESTDENEAKKYEKQLNNLIKEAKNELSSTTN, from the coding sequence ATGGTAAATCAATCAATCTTTAGAGAGTATGATATTAGAGGTATTGTTGGAAGTGAGTTAAATAAAGAATCTGTAAAACTTATAGGATACTTTTTTGGAAAAAGAGTTTTTGAAAAGTTTGGTGAGAAATCTTTTATTGCAATTGGTTTTGATGCAAGAACTCACTCTCCTGAACTTTTCTCTTATTTAGCAAGTGGACTAAATGCCGCTGGTTGTAAAGTCTTAAATATGCAAATGGTTGCCACAGGAATAAACTATTTTGCAAATTATCAGACATTTAATATAGAAAATGAAAAAGTAACTCCCAGTGCTTCAATTATGATTACAGGTAGTCATAATCCTAGTGAATATAATGGTTTTAAAATAACATTTGATAAAAAGCCTTTTTTTGCAGAAGATATTTACTCTTTAGGAAATGAGATAATAGCTTCAAATATAGATATTGAAGACAATGATAAAGCTTATGAAATAGATGTGAAATCTTTATATATTGATTTTATATTAAAAGAATTTGCTTCTTTAAAAGCGATGAAAGAAAAGGTTATTATTGATTGTGGAAATGGGGTTGCAGATACAGTATTAACAGAAATTTTAGATAAATTGCAGTTAAACTATGAAGGTTTATATTGTGAACCTGATGGCACTTTCCCTAATCATCATCCAGACCCAAGTGTTGAAGAAAATTTACATGATATTAAGAAGAAACTAGAAGGTGACTTTGATTATGGTTTTGCATATGATGGAGATGCAGATAGAATTGCATTTTTAACAAAAAAACATAATGTAAAAGGTGACATAATGGCATTGCTTTTTTCTAAAAATATAGAAAAACCTGTAGTTGTAGGTGAAGTAAAATGTACGCAAGTTATGTATGATCTTATAAATCAAAGAGGAAAAGCTTATATGTATAAGACAGGGCATTCTAACTTAAAGGTAAAATTAAAAGAAGTAAATGCTCATTTAGCTGCTGAGGTTTCAGGACATATTTTCTTTAATGATAGATATTATGGCTTTGATGATGCAATATACGCAACTTTTAGAGTCTTAGAACTTATTAGAAATGGTATGGATATTGATAAAGAAATAGATGCTTTACCAAAAACATATTCTACAGAAGAAATAAAAGTTGAAACAAGTGAAGAAGAAAAGTTTTTGTTGATGGATAAATTAAAAGAACTTTTACAAAATCCACCAAAAGATTTTCCTAAAATCAAGGATATTATTGATGTTGATGGAGTAAGAGTTATTTTTGAAAAAGGTTGGGGCTTAGTTAGAGCTTCAAATACAACACCAGTACTTGTGACAAGATTTGAATCAACTGATGAAAATGAAGCAAAAAAGTATGAAAAACAATTAAATAATTTAATAAAAGAAGCAAAAAATGAACTTAGTAGCACTACAAACTAA
- a CDS encoding peptidase M42: MKFKKLSIKKSSELISNIENFTSFLDTLKQLIRVPSVIGYEHSFFLYLKRELDELGIKTFYYDGILVSQGSEPNDGMLSAHIDRHGLVCTGPNEFQFAAFQSKNRTDLKGNSVSEQTYQTIASRFINQQVQAYEPWSGSYLGIGQINEVYMNEQINNLMFKIDGLEHLLPGTPVAFVDKLNIDEELISAQLDNVISAAIIIYLYKSGYQGTAFFTAQEEAGRSWRFVYDWFKKNELTTSELLVLDTSPYSTRNEAELQDVVLRNRDANARFKSPLLKILKNFCHKNNINFSCKDSYIQEKNKILSEQNLPLLSLGSTELGRIVKESKGSIQGTTLQIPTTGYHTVEETASVRSVKSVLYILKNILIKDESE; this comes from the coding sequence ATGAAATTTAAGAAGCTATCTATTAAAAAATCAAGTGAATTAATATCAAATATTGAAAACTTCACTTCTTTTCTAGATACTTTAAAACAGTTAATAAGAGTACCATCTGTAATTGGTTATGAACACTCATTTTTCTTATATTTAAAAAGAGAACTAGATGAATTAGGGATTAAAACATTTTATTATGATGGTATTTTAGTTTCACAAGGAAGTGAACCAAATGATGGAATGTTAAGTGCACATATTGATAGGCATGGATTAGTGTGCACTGGTCCAAATGAGTTTCAATTTGCAGCATTTCAAAGTAAAAATAGAACAGATTTAAAGGGAAATTCAGTATCTGAACAAACTTATCAAACTATTGCATCTAGATTTATAAACCAACAAGTTCAAGCATATGAACCTTGGTCAGGAAGTTATCTAGGAATAGGGCAGATAAATGAAGTCTATATGAATGAACAGATAAATAACTTAATGTTCAAAATTGATGGTTTAGAACACTTGTTACCGGGTACTCCAGTTGCTTTTGTAGATAAGTTAAATATTGATGAAGAATTGATTTCTGCTCAGCTAGATAATGTTATCTCCGCTGCTATTATAATTTATTTGTATAAAAGTGGATATCAAGGAACAGCATTTTTTACTGCACAAGAAGAGGCAGGAAGAAGTTGGAGGTTTGTATATGATTGGTTTAAAAAAAATGAGTTGACTACTTCTGAATTATTAGTTTTAGATACAAGTCCTTATAGTACTAGGAATGAAGCAGAACTTCAAGATGTTGTTTTAAGAAATAGAGATGCAAATGCAAGGTTTAAATCTCCATTGTTAAAAATACTAAAAAATTTTTGTCATAAAAATAACATAAACTTCTCTTGTAAAGATAGTTATATACAAGAGAAAAATAAAATTTTAAGTGAGCAAAACCTTCCTTTGCTTTCTTTAGGAAGTACAGAGTTAGGAAGAATAGTAAAAGAGTCAAAAGGCTCAATTCAAGGAACAACTTTACAAATACCAACTACTGGTTACCATACAGTAGAAGAAACAGCGAGTGTAAGGTCTGTAAAAAGTGTATTGTATATTTTAAAAAATATTTTAATTAAAGATGAAAGTGAATAA
- a CDS encoding sensor histidine kinase — MSFDDFNILLYGIIFGIVIMTIVYTFIRYIYSKEFFYISYCLMQIFSLIYILAYSSLFNISHYIEQISLLFATLLALVFAINFYEGKFIPKVKTFKELIINTLLLNIVILTAFYHYILFEYLPFTIIYAILFISVIFNLKNAGPTLIYSAGWSILCFTLFILDFKNFYEEKGFLDIVLLAFAIEAILFTFSVSHKYNRLEQKNEDFEQMLLQQSKMAESGKMIANIAHQFRQPLNNLSYILINIKNRLENKKLDIDYFNKKYYQAKEQIEFLSNTIEEFKEFYTPSKQKETFLVKEAIENSLYILEEDLKKRNIQYEISFLKDENIKVFGSKNELSQVILSLVSNASDALSDIEKPFINIIIDSNSADVSIHIKDNGKGINKKIQEKIFEPYFTTKEKGTGLGLYLSKLIIEKSFKGKIQVVSQKEGSLFILLFEKAI, encoded by the coding sequence TTGAGCTTTGATGATTTTAATATTCTTCTTTATGGAATAATCTTTGGAATTGTTATTATGACTATTGTTTATACTTTTATTAGGTATATTTACTCAAAAGAATTCTTTTATATCTCATATTGTCTTATGCAAATTTTTTCTCTTATTTATATTTTAGCTTATAGTTCATTATTTAATATTTCTCATTATATAGAACAAATTTCACTCTTATTTGCAACTTTACTTGCTTTAGTGTTTGCAATAAATTTTTATGAAGGGAAGTTTATTCCAAAAGTTAAAACCTTTAAAGAACTAATAATCAATACTTTGCTTTTAAATATAGTAATATTAACTGCTTTTTATCACTATATTTTATTTGAGTATCTTCCTTTTACAATTATTTATGCCATTTTATTTATTTCTGTTATTTTTAATTTAAAAAATGCAGGTCCTACACTTATTTATAGTGCGGGATGGTCTATTCTTTGTTTTACACTTTTTATTTTGGATTTTAAAAACTTTTATGAAGAGAAAGGATTTTTAGATATTGTTCTTTTAGCCTTTGCTATTGAAGCTATTTTATTCACTTTTTCTGTATCCCATAAATATAACCGTTTGGAACAAAAAAATGAAGATTTTGAACAAATGCTTTTACAACAATCAAAAATGGCAGAAAGTGGAAAGATGATAGCTAATATTGCCCATCAGTTTAGGCAACCACTTAATAATCTTTCATATATTTTAATCAATATAAAAAATAGACTAGAAAATAAAAAGCTAGATATAGATTATTTTAATAAAAAATATTATCAAGCTAAAGAACAAATCGAGTTTCTCTCAAATACTATAGAAGAATTTAAAGAGTTTTATACTCCTTCAAAACAAAAGGAAACTTTTTTAGTAAAAGAAGCTATTGAAAATAGCCTTTATATTTTAGAAGAAGACTTGAAAAAACGAAATATTCAATATGAAATAAGTTTTTTAAAAGATGAAAATATAAAAGTTTTTGGAAGTAAAAACGAACTTTCACAAGTTATATTATCTCTTGTATCAAATGCTAGTGATGCTTTAAGTGATATAGAAAAACCTTTTATTAATATAATTATTGATTCAAATTCTGCTGATGTTAGTATTCATATAAAAGATAATGGAAAAGGCATAAATAAAAAAATACAAGAAAAGATATTTGAACCTTATTTTACAACAAAAGAAAAAGGAACTGGATTAGGATTATATTTATCTAAATTAATTATTGAAAAAAGTTTTAAAGGAAAAATACAAGTAGTTTCACAAAAAGAAGGTTCTTTATTTATCCTTCTTTTTGAAAAAGCTATTTAA
- the trxA gene encoding thioredoxin, which yields MGKYIELTNDNFDATVKEGVSLVDFWAPWCGPCRMLAPVIDELAEDFDGKANICKVNTDEQQDLAVKYGVRSIPTIVFMKDGEVVDTLVGAQSKQALADKINSL from the coding sequence ATGGGTAAATATATTGAATTAACAAATGATAATTTTGATGCAACAGTAAAAGAAGGTGTATCTTTAGTAGATTTTTGGGCTCCATGGTGCGGACCTTGTAGAATGCTTGCTCCTGTTATTGATGAATTAGCAGAAGACTTTGATGGAAAAGCAAATATTTGTAAAGTAAATACAGATGAGCAACAAGATTTAGCGGTTAAATATGGAGTAAGATCAATTCCTACAATTGTATTTATGAAAGACGGAGAAGTAGTTGATACTTTAGTTGGTGCACAATCTAAACAAGCATTAGCTGATAAAATAAACTCACTATAA
- a CDS encoding carbon-nitrogen hydrolase family protein — protein sequence MNLVALQTKTSDNFKENLKNLKTLINSCEDGSFILAPEVCLTGFAYERMDEAAEFAQKAIKKLKKYSENKTIAITLIEKEDIDFFNTLYIFHNKKIIHTQSKHKLFPLGDEPDYFSKGKLDNMKIIDIDGFKVATLICFEVRFPKYWLKVLGADLILNPSMWGIKRKNHFETMTKALAVANQCYVLAANAADDNMAKGSGIITPWGEEIRDDSKDKIEHEMQLSEIKKIRKYIDIGLKKK from the coding sequence ATGAACTTAGTAGCACTACAAACTAAAACAAGTGATAATTTCAAAGAAAATTTAAAAAACTTAAAGACTTTAATTAATTCTTGTGAAGATGGATCTTTTATCTTAGCACCAGAAGTATGCCTTACTGGTTTTGCATATGAACGAATGGATGAAGCAGCAGAGTTTGCTCAAAAAGCAATAAAAAAATTAAAAAAATATTCAGAGAATAAAACTATTGCAATAACACTTATAGAAAAAGAAGATATTGATTTTTTTAATACTTTATATATTTTTCATAATAAAAAAATAATTCATACCCAATCAAAACATAAGCTATTTCCTTTAGGGGATGAACCTGATTATTTTAGTAAAGGGAAACTAGATAATATGAAAATCATAGATATAGATGGTTTTAAAGTAGCAACATTAATATGTTTTGAAGTTAGATTCCCTAAATATTGGTTAAAAGTTTTAGGTGCTGATTTGATTTTAAATCCTTCAATGTGGGGGATTAAAAGAAAAAATCACTTTGAAACTATGACAAAAGCTTTAGCTGTTGCAAACCAATGTTATGTTTTAGCAGCAAATGCTGCGGATGATAATATGGCAAAAGGAAGTGGAATAATTACTCCTTGGGGAGAAGAAATTAGAGATGATTCAAAAGACAAAATAGAACATGAAATGCAACTTTCTGAAATTAAAAAGATTAGAAAATATATTGATATTGGACTAAAGAAAAAATGA
- a CDS encoding ester cyclase, with the protein MKIKSYKTMVKEYYEELWNKHNKEYIDILFDDEIEFHGSLNIQTKGKKEFEEYMDKVITGIPNLYHGIEVMIEEDSKIAVRAVYNGTHKGKLFEFEATNNRIKYNGASFFKFKDNKIVDIWVLGDLATLYKQLQK; encoded by the coding sequence GTGAAAATAAAATCTTATAAAACAATGGTAAAAGAGTACTATGAAGAACTTTGGAATAAACATAATAAAGAGTATATTGATATTCTTTTTGATGATGAAATAGAGTTTCATGGTTCTTTGAACATTCAAACAAAAGGTAAAAAAGAGTTTGAAGAGTATATGGATAAAGTTATAACTGGAATTCCTAATCTTTATCATGGAATAGAAGTAATGATAGAAGAAGACTCAAAAATAGCAGTAAGAGCAGTTTATAATGGAACTCATAAAGGAAAACTTTTTGAATTTGAAGCTACTAATAATAGAATCAAATATAATGGGGCTTCTTTTTTTAAATTTAAAGATAACAAAATAGTTGATATTTGGGTTCTTGGTGATTTAGCAACCTTATATAAACAGTTGCAAAAATAG
- the rimK gene encoding 30S ribosomal protein S6--L-glutamate ligase has translation MKIAILSRNEKLYSTKRLIEACEQRGHGVEVIDTLSCYMNITSNNPKIHYKGRILDEFDAIIPRIGSDVTFYGTSVVRQFEMMGVYTLNKSIAITRSRDKLRSMQILAGHNIALPITGFASSADDIKDLIQMVGGAPLVVKLLEGTQGLGVVLAETNKAAESVLGAFMELKANILVQEYVKEAQGADIRCFVIEDKVVASIKRQAPDGEFRSNLHRGGTASLVEISNQEKGLAIQAAKVLGLSVAGVDILRTQKGPVVIEVNSSPGLEGIETASKVDIASLIIEYIENNSTIENKKSKNNL, from the coding sequence ATGAAAATAGCGATATTATCAAGAAATGAAAAATTATATTCAACAAAAAGATTAATAGAGGCTTGTGAACAAAGAGGGCATGGAGTAGAGGTAATTGATACTCTTTCTTGTTATATGAATATTACATCAAATAACCCTAAAATTCATTATAAGGGAAGAATATTAGATGAGTTTGATGCTATTATCCCAAGAATTGGTTCGGATGTTACATTTTATGGAACTAGTGTTGTAAGACAATTTGAAATGATGGGCGTTTATACTCTAAATAAATCTATTGCAATAACAAGATCAAGGGATAAATTAAGATCAATGCAAATTTTAGCAGGACATAATATTGCTTTACCTATTACAGGCTTTGCAAGTTCTGCTGATGATATAAAAGATTTAATTCAAATGGTAGGCGGAGCACCTTTAGTTGTAAAACTATTAGAAGGAACTCAAGGTTTAGGGGTAGTTCTAGCAGAAACAAATAAAGCAGCAGAGAGTGTTCTTGGAGCTTTTATGGAATTAAAAGCAAATATCTTAGTTCAAGAATATGTAAAAGAAGCACAAGGAGCTGATATTAGATGCTTTGTAATTGAAGACAAGGTTGTAGCTTCAATAAAAAGACAAGCCCCTGATGGAGAGTTTAGGTCAAATTTACATAGAGGAGGAACTGCAAGTTTAGTTGAAATTTCAAATCAAGAGAAAGGATTAGCAATACAAGCAGCAAAAGTTCTTGGATTAAGTGTTGCAGGAGTTGATATCCTAAGAACACAAAAAGGTCCGGTTGTAATAGAAGTTAACTCTTCTCCAGGCTTAGAAGGAATTGAAACTGCTTCAAAAGTTGATATTGCATCTTTGATTATTGAATATATAGAAAACAATTCAACAATTGAAAATAAAAAAAGTAAGAATAATTTATAG
- a CDS encoding LysE family translocator, translating to MIDITSLYMFIIASFLLCLAPGPDNIYVLTQGITKSKKAAIVTTLGLCSGIIIHTSAAAFGISVIFQTSELAFNLVKYIGAAYLLYIAYQAFKHRNEKLDLSIQDSTKELKKLYIKGFVMNILNPKVSIFFLAFLPQFVNTQLGNVPMQMIILGFIFMALTIIVFSLIGIAGNVLSEKLVKNPSISKVLNILTSFVLGSLAIKLALSQR from the coding sequence ATGATTGATATCACATCTTTATATATGTTTATTATTGCTTCTTTTTTATTATGCCTTGCTCCCGGACCAGATAATATCTATGTTTTAACACAAGGAATAACAAAAAGTAAAAAAGCAGCAATTGTTACAACCCTTGGACTTTGTTCTGGTATTATTATTCACACTTCTGCTGCTGCATTTGGAATATCAGTTATTTTCCAAACATCTGAACTTGCTTTTAATCTTGTAAAATATATTGGTGCAGCATATCTACTTTATATTGCATATCAAGCTTTTAAACATAGAAATGAAAAATTAGACTTGTCAATTCAAGATTCAACAAAAGAGTTGAAAAAACTTTATATAAAAGGTTTTGTTATGAATATATTAAACCCTAAAGTATCTATTTTTTTCCTTGCCTTTTTGCCTCAATTTGTAAATACACAATTAGGAAATGTACCAATGCAAATGATTATTTTAGGTTTCATATTTATGGCTTTAACGATAATAGTTTTTTCTTTAATTGGAATTGCAGGTAATGTATTAAGCGAAAAGTTAGTAAAAAACCCTAGTATTTCTAAAGTACTAAATATTCTTACTTCTTTTGTATTAGGTAGTCTAGCTATAAAATTAGCTTTGAGTCAAAGATAA
- the ccoG gene encoding cytochrome c oxidase accessory protein CcoG → MSFSKKRYFTYLFITIIVFVMPFIKINGNHLLLLSFDKMQFHFLGLAFNMNELYVMPFLLMFLFIGIFAMTSIFGRVWCGWACPQTIFRVIYRDLIESKILGLRRIKNKQKELDYSKNSTKIKKYISLFLWGIISLLASINFMWYFVPPEDFFLYLQNPLEHFFMIMFILSTALFLIYDIVFMKEDFCTFACPYSRIQSTLYDNNTKQVVYNTNRGGEIYQNSEKSILNIKQWSGNEECTTCEACVKICPTHIDIRKGLQVECINCLECSDACSTVMGKLGKKSLIYWESTNEVINNKLSPLFSLKNLVYIVSLFLCLAFALYFTGEKEDFLVNINKTTKLYGIKENTVTNNYVLTIHNTNKKEYTFDIEILDSSFKIKRYRPLKLQGKQRLKTVLILQTSKALKTTNKKDSAYKVKINIYAKENKEIKVQRELSFIYPRKDLLK, encoded by the coding sequence ATGAGTTTTTCTAAAAAAAGATATTTTACTTATCTTTTTATCACAATAATCGTTTTTGTAATGCCCTTTATAAAGATAAATGGTAACCATCTTCTTCTTTTATCTTTTGATAAAATGCAATTTCATTTTCTTGGACTTGCTTTTAATATGAATGAGTTATATGTTATGCCATTTTTACTAATGTTTTTATTTATTGGAATATTTGCAATGACATCTATTTTTGGTAGAGTTTGGTGTGGTTGGGCTTGTCCTCAAACTATTTTTAGGGTTATTTATAGAGATTTAATTGAGTCAAAAATATTAGGTCTTAGAAGAATTAAAAATAAGCAAAAAGAGCTTGATTACTCAAAAAACTCTACTAAAATAAAAAAATATATCTCTTTATTCCTGTGGGGCATAATTTCTTTACTTGCTTCAATAAATTTTATGTGGTATTTTGTTCCTCCTGAGGATTTCTTTTTATATCTTCAAAATCCTTTAGAACATTTTTTTATGATAATGTTTATTCTTAGTACAGCTTTATTTCTTATTTATGATATTGTTTTTATGAAAGAAGATTTTTGCACCTTTGCTTGTCCTTATTCAAGAATACAATCTACTCTTTATGATAATAACACAAAACAAGTTGTTTACAATACAAATAGGGGAGGAGAAATTTACCAAAACTCAGAAAAGTCTATTTTAAATATTAAACAGTGGAGTGGAAATGAAGAGTGTACCACTTGTGAAGCTTGTGTAAAGATTTGTCCTACTCATATTGATATTAGAAAAGGTTTGCAAGTTGAGTGTATAAACTGTCTTGAATGTTCAGACGCTTGTAGTACTGTTATGGGGAAACTTGGCAAAAAGTCTTTGATTTATTGGGAAAGTACAAATGAAGTAATAAATAATAAACTCTCTCCTTTATTTTCTTTAAAAAATCTTGTTTATATAGTATCTTTATTTTTATGTTTAGCCTTTGCTTTATATTTTACAGGAGAAAAAGAAGATTTTTTAGTAAATATAAATAAAACTACAAAACTTTATGGAATAAAAGAAAATACAGTTACAAACAATTATGTTTTAACAATTCATAATACAAATAAAAAAGAGTATACCTTTGATATAGAAATTCTTGATTCTAGTTTCAAAATAAAAAGATATAGACCACTTAAACTGCAAGGAAAACAAAGACTAAAAACTGTATTAATCTTACAAACCTCAAAAGCTTTAAAAACTACAAATAAAAAAGATAGTGCATATAAAGTAAAAATAAATATTTATGCAAAAGAGAATAAAGAAATAAAAGTTCAAAGAGAATTGTCTTTTATTTATCCTAGAAAAGATTTGCTTAAATAG
- a CDS encoding response regulator transcription factor encodes MQKELTKNIKILYVEDDDIARENGIEYLENYFDKVYEAKDALSALKIYNQENPHIIISDIQMPKLNGLEFIRKIRQKDKQTQIIILSAFSTKEYLFEAIELQLVKYLTKPICENELKKALEICINTLKNNESNIIHLDNHTIFDTFNQVLLKDKEIIKLRKKELDLLSLLIKNKNRFITYEEIENFIWQDSAMTKDALKTLIKNLKTKIPKDLILNISKLGYKIEL; translated from the coding sequence ATGCAAAAGGAATTAACAAAAAACATAAAAATATTATATGTTGAAGATGATGATATTGCTCGAGAAAATGGAATAGAATACCTTGAAAACTATTTTGATAAAGTTTATGAAGCAAAAGATGCCTTAAGTGCTTTAAAAATTTATAACCAAGAAAATCCTCATATAATAATCTCTGATATTCAAATGCCAAAACTAAATGGTTTAGAATTTATAAGAAAAATAAGACAAAAAGATAAGCAAACACAGATTATCATTCTTTCTGCCTTTTCAACAAAAGAGTACTTATTTGAGGCTATTGAGTTACAACTTGTAAAATATCTTACAAAGCCAATTTGTGAAAATGAATTAAAAAAAGCTCTTGAAATATGTATTAATACTTTAAAAAATAATGAGTCAAATATAATACATTTAGATAATCATACTATCTTTGATACTTTTAACCAAGTTTTATTAAAAGATAAAGAGATTATAAAACTAAGAAAAAAAGAGTTAGATTTATTGTCACTTCTAATTAAAAATAAAAATAGATTTATCACTTATGAAGAAATTGAAAATTTTATTTGGCAAGATAGTGCTATGACAAAAGATGCCTTAAAAACTCTAATTAAAAATTTAAAAACAAAAATACCAAAGGACTTAATACTTAATATCTCTAAATTAGGCTATAAAATTGAGCTTTGA
- a CDS encoding low molecular weight protein-tyrosine-phosphatase, producing the protein MSKSIIFVCLGNICRSPLAEGIAKEYIRNKKLDIYIESAGTGSWHIGEAPCENSIKVAHQNGIDISRQRAKQIKIEDFEKFDYVIGLDDSNVSNLKKLGCKKVFKLGDFGYEGEDVPDPYFFNGFEGFDKVFSMINTCTKNFINEIKNI; encoded by the coding sequence ATGAGTAAGTCTATAATCTTTGTTTGTTTAGGAAATATTTGTAGGTCTCCTTTAGCTGAAGGAATTGCAAAAGAGTATATTAGAAATAAAAAACTTGATATTTATATAGAAAGTGCAGGAACAGGAAGTTGGCATATAGGTGAAGCACCTTGTGAAAATTCTATTAAAGTTGCACATCAAAATGGTATTGATATTTCAAGGCAAAGGGCAAAACAAATAAAAATAGAAGATTTTGAAAAGTTTGATTATGTAATTGGACTTGATGATTCTAATGTCTCAAATCTAAAAAAACTTGGCTGCAAAAAGGTTTTTAAATTAGGAGACTTTGGATATGAGGGGGAAGATGTTCCTGACCCATATTTCTTTAATGGATTTGAAGGCTTTGACAAAGTCTTTTCAATGATAAATACTTGTACTAAAAATTTTATTAACGAAATAAAAAACATATAA
- a CDS encoding glutamate-5-semialdehyde dehydrogenase produces the protein MQQFLEESKKVSKQIATLSGEIKNRILNEMADALIENCDYIIGCNEKDMSVGRLGNLDEALLDRLLLTGDRVNEMAKAIREIASLKEPVGRTLDGWVTENGLNIQKVSIPIGVIGIIYESRPNVTSDTAALCFKSGNVCVLKGGKEAENSNKAIADILRHVLAKNKLPEQAISLLPDSSREGVANLIKQDKYVDLIVPRGGEALIKFVSENSTVPVVKHDKGLCHVYLDRDANHQKAIEIALNAKCSRPGVCNAMETLLIHKDIASYILPPLHEAYEKYGTELKGCDLTRKYIDIQCATHEDYDTEYLANKLNIKIVNDIDEAIDHISKYGSGHSEAIISENYSMVNKFLNEVDAACVYANASTRFTDGGAFGLGAEVGISTNKLHSRGPMGINDLTTFKYKVYGNGQTR, from the coding sequence ATGCAACAGTTTTTAGAAGAATCAAAAAAAGTAAGTAAACAAATAGCTACACTTAGTGGTGAAATAAAAAATAGAATTTTAAATGAAATGGCAGATGCTTTAATCGAAAATTGTGATTATATTATTGGTTGCAATGAAAAAGATATGAGCGTAGGAAGACTAGGAAACCTTGATGAAGCTCTTTTAGACAGACTTCTTCTTACAGGTGATAGAGTAAATGAAATGGCAAAAGCTATAAGAGAAATAGCTTCTTTAAAAGAACCAGTGGGAAGAACTCTTGATGGTTGGGTTACGGAAAATGGTTTAAATATTCAAAAAGTATCTATCCCTATTGGAGTAATTGGAATAATTTATGAAAGTAGACCAAATGTTACTAGTGATACAGCAGCACTTTGTTTTAAAAGTGGAAATGTTTGTGTTTTAAAAGGTGGAAAAGAAGCAGAAAACTCAAATAAAGCAATTGCTGATATTCTAAGACATGTTTTAGCAAAAAACAAATTACCAGAGCAAGCAATATCATTATTACCTGATTCAAGTAGAGAAGGGGTTGCAAATTTAATTAAACAAGATAAGTATGTAGACTTAATAGTTCCAAGAGGGGGAGAAGCTTTAATTAAATTTGTTAGTGAAAACTCTACTGTTCCAGTTGTTAAACATGATAAAGGATTGTGTCATGTATATTTAGATAGAGATGCAAATCATCAAAAAGCCATAGAAATTGCTCTAAATGCAAAATGTTCAAGACCAGGTGTTTGTAATGCAATGGAAACTTTACTTATACATAAAGATATAGCAAGTTATATTTTACCTCCTTTACATGAAGCTTATGAAAAGTACGGAACAGAGCTTAAAGGTTGTGATTTAACAAGAAAGTATATTGATATTCAATGTGCTACACATGAAGATTATGATACTGAGTATTTAGCAAATAAGTTAAATATAAAGATTGTAAATGATATTGATGAAGCTATTGATCATATTTCAAAATATGGTTCAGGGCATTCTGAAGCAATTATTAGTGAAAACTATTCAATGGTAAATAAGTTTTTAAATGAAGTAGATGCTGCCTGTGTTTATGCAAATGCAAGTACAAGATTTACTGATGGTGGAGCTTTTGGTCTTGGGGCAGAAGTAGGAATTTCTACAAATAAACTTCACTCAAGAGGTCCAATGGGAATAAATGACTTAACAACTTTTAAATATAAAGTTTATGGAAACGGTCAAACAAGATAG